The genomic window cacacacacacacacacacacacacacaaatcaacaaaaaaaacaatccaaCTGCCAAAGTGGGGAAAGGGAACAAGGGTGTGGTAACTACAACGCTGAAGATTAACAACAGTGGAAGAAAACTGGCACCGGCAACACAAACAGCCGCTCACAATGTTGCTGCACCCTTACTACATTACAAGTGGGCGTGTGGTGGCTTGGACTTCATACGAGTTTTAGGTCAGCGGAAGTGTGGCGGTATATATCAAAGGCATGAATGGCAGCTGCAAACACCATTTCTGTCTTTGGTGGCTGAGAACAATGCTATCTACACTTTCGAACGAACACTGggagggtaaaaatggtcatgtacgtaaaagctcactcgtgtacatacgagtgaacgccgtggttgttgcagccaacgaacgaagaaaaagatctGACACACCTGTGCCCTGGTCCACACAACCCAAAACATGGCAACACGGTCCGCCCACACGTACACTGGAAATTTCCATAGTTGGACATAATTATTTACACGTGGGAGAATTTATTAAGCTAATGTCATAGCATTTCATTACTTTAGTATCACAGATGTGACATCAGTGATGATAGTCTGATTTTTTAAAACTGACAACTTTAGACAGGTACAGGCAGCTTTCTAGGATTTGATAGGGAGCAGGGGCAATCAATATCCCTGCTTGACAACATATTTTGAGGGACTCGGGAGTCAGTCTTTCTGACAGGCTGATCTTGTTTTCAAATCAACTattcatcaaacaacaacaacaaacaaactaacatgAATTAAGGTAGTAACACAAAGATTATGCACATGTGAAAACAAGTGAGAATGACAACGACTGTCTTAGGTTGGCTTGATattcgaaaacaacagaaaacaactaaAGCAACCAATCAAGATTTTCCTTGCATCCGATCTGTCATTCCCTCTTAATCTCGTCTTCAAACAAATAACTACTTTCCTCATGTCATTAATCTCCTTTAAATAGATAATTACTTTCCTCATACATTAATCTCACCCTGCATGAAACTGGAAAATAAAAATAGTGAGATACAAGCATGTAGGGAACAACACATTATGAGCAAATGTCAGTtccacacgcccccaccccacccccaagaccctcctcccacccacccacctttttttctttctttcttttttttttttcaaaggcaaaGCTCTGTGTGGGAAAAcagcatcctcctccttcatacaaaaagaaagaatgtagAAAATGTTGGAAGAAGACTGATGGGAaatgtgaggtgagagagagcgggtggtgggggtgggggcggaagagaggaaaaagtgtgtgtgtgtggagatagatgcggataaatagatagacagatatatatatatatatatatagagagagagagagagagagagagagagagagaacatgaaggaAAAGGAGTGTAGATGCCATCCTGTGCCTCGAGCAAAGGGGAAGAGGGTTGTGGGGTGGAcggaagggggatgagggaggggggggatggaggagggtagggggtgtcAGAACAAGGCAGCACTGAAGGACAGGACAGCAGGAAGATGAACCAGATGAGACAACGACAGGAACAGCTAGGCAGAGGGAGTGGCTCAACCGGAAGGTGCCAACAGGAGCTGGGTGAACTTCAGTTGACATGCCCCTAGTgataatgatacacacacatacacacgcatgccggcgcgcgtgcgcgcagctTGCACACACCTTACGCACTGACATACACTAGCaccggctgcacacacacacacacacacacacacacacacacacacacacacactggcactgacgcacgcacgcacgcacggcacacactcaGTAACAcattgactgacactgacacacacacacacacacacacactcacactacacacacacacacacacacacacacacacacacacacataattatggagttcagtttcagtttgtccgCATTCATGGACTgatcgaggcgtcactgcgttcggaaaaacccACTGTAgtctactccacatctgctactGAGGCTCTGAGATCACTGATGACGGATGCCTGATCCGGCAACGCGCTTTATCGATGATGAGGCCTTAAGTGCATATATATACTGTACTGACTCGTatatgtgacggggtggtaaggtggtgttggagaaggtgaagacaggtagaaggtgttgtgcagaagagagctgcagccaggcaaggtagactcgggaaggcagtgcgctggtttttcttcttttattctctcattcttccagaccaggagagttctctctatgtctggcactcgctcactccttatattctgttccgccgaaccgcaaagccagcgccgcgaagcgactcacgaaaccggccctccgcgagccttgaggggccaagcttgtgtttgtttgaccaaatttagcggcttctgactttcggctcggggaactaacatagacatattatatatcacacaaaactacaagagacgagcattttcttaagctaaaccattttctacaaaaataatgtagttaaaaactgtaaataaaaagagtcactgaatgaacgagcttttaacgagttcatgtatcatttttgtacattacaacaattaatacgtcgcgatatgtaatataattgtaacaattaagtaactgaatatcctgaatttccaactatataaaaatcatctataaaatctgcttctagagtaaaaatattttacataaaaattcaagagaaaactcaacggacagcccccgtgtcggcaccgcttggcggtgcttttggcacttgtgatcgacaatgaaatacttcgtttaaaccaactacaacacaattatacatgcacgatactaatcagattgataacagaaatgcaaacatctgcaagacacgctataaaaatgtctaggtattgtaaaaacgtattttgctcaaatcggcactgacgaattccaatggcttgaagaagagacagttttgtggcgccgaaatgccgtgagacatttcgtaccatcgcatgcctataacttaggtgtacacggaaagcagtacacgagaagaaggcttaatcatttacattttaatgcacattctaaattccacggcaactatatcgatttatagaaaacgaaggtattttgtatgtttcaactgagtcgatttcgaagatcgcgccaaaactcattcacataaatattagtttaaaaaagttataggctttctggccaaatgatatcattacagttgagaagtatgatcgttctgaagttccataacacaaaactataatctcatctataaggaagtgtttataatttaacaaattgatgaaaatcatcatacggttccctgtaaagggagataacttgtgaccgatttacaacttccttggtaaccttcggcgagtcacaaaaatcgtctgctaagctggcccaacgaagatcgtagccaacccggctacatatatattttgtgtaactatcagagttgatttttcGTATATAATTTGCCGGGCCCGGCACAGGACAACGCTTTTACCATGGTTGCCTtgggttctgccgtttcagcgcAGCGCCGAGTGTGTGCAGCTCACCGGTGACGAgacgacatgtagacagacaaacacacagacaagacagacagacagacacacacacacacacacacacacacacacacacactgtggcacatacacacacaccggccgcacgcacggcacacactgacacacaccgacacacagaggctcactgcggacactcagacacacacacacactgacacacatacacgcacacacacacacacacacacacacacacacacacacacacacacacacagggataggaggggggatgggagtgtcTAGTGAAGGAGCAAAGTGGATCAGAAATGCCAAGGCGAACGAGAGTTTTGTCCGCATTTCCGGTCGAAAGATATTTTAGGGAAGCGGATGACATTGATTTGTATTTGTCACTTTCGGTCGATAGACTGATTCCCCCATTGTTTTGTTTCGTGAACACAAATGTCACATAACTTGACACAAAcaaattattaaacagaaatgtaAGAGATAACTGGTTACCCTTTGGATCCGGGTTCGTTGTCAGCTCTTTTAACAAAAAGGAATATTTTTCGTAACAACCTGTCAACTTCCTGTCCTCATGTGGATTCATCGAGGATTGCGATTTGTAGTTGCAAACGTTTTGAGTGCGAGACATAAACATTTTCTTGAGAAAAGAATGGCTTCAGCGTATGTGCGATGTATTCCTGGGGACGAAAAGATGCAGATTACAGTAGAATACTGTCACGAAGGAAGTACTACGAGGGCCTACAATCTTGACCGCAAGCAGTTGGAAGATGTTGGCACTGCAATAAATCGATTGAAAACTAATCTAGCAAAAAGTctgtttaaaaagaagaaaaagaaaaagaacatagcAGCCAACAGCAATATAAACGATACTAGCAGAGAAGAAGACGCAGAAAATAATTTGAATGTTCTGATCGTGAATATCAGTGGGCGGAAAGTCGATGAGACCATACCCAACAGAGTGGCATGGGCAGAGGGAAACAGGCTCAGAATTGGAAATACAGACATCCCCATCACTGTCAATGCCCCTACAGTAAAGCTTCTACCCCTGCCAACATCGATTATGGCAGGCTTTCCCATATTCCCGAGATTTGAACTTGAGTTTGCAGATCTGCAGCACTGTGTGTTTTCATGGGAAAAGGTGGAGTCCTCTCCAAAGGAAGAAGTTCTGGGTGCTGAAGGTGGAGAAGCTAGTCAGGAGAATAACTGTGATATGGTTTCTTCTAGGTGCTTGGATCAAATctacacaccaacaacagcagataTTGGTATGCGTTTGAAACTTGCTTGTGTGCCAGGCAGGAATGGAAGAACTGGGAGAGAAGACTTTGTTGTATCAGAAGAAGTGAAGCCAGGACCTGGTGTATGCCCCTTTGAAACAAGACACTTGTATACACCAACAAGAACAGATGATGAACAGTAGGTTTGGTTGGCTGGATACATAATTTAATTAATTTAGTTTTACTTTTATAGTGTTCTGAGTAAAAATGGAAgtatgtttttatttctgttggTGGGACAGTCAccccagttcagtttcagtaaaaTTTATAAACTGGAATCCAAGATACCATTAGCAGACCTCTTGATACATTTTGCTGTGTGAATTGTCATCTCATATTGCAAATCTGGTTAGCTGCGTatgaagaactctctctctctctctctctctctctctctctctctctctctctctctctctctcacacacacacacacatacacatgatcacacacacacacacacacacacacacacacacacacacacactcagaatcaGTGACATTGGTTGTGTGAGATCTTTACCTGTGTAGAAAGAACTGACAAAGGCACTGATTTAGAATTCTTGCAAGTCCTATCTCCTTGACACCTgcttttatgtttaaaaaaataatatcagTTATAGGCCATCCAAACagtccaaacaaacacacacacacacacacatacacacacacacacacacacacacacacacacacacatgtataaaataTCATGTCTGAGCTGTTTCTGTCACTGAGTCGGTCAGTCTGtttcatctctctcacacacacacaaacacattaattGCATCATCTTCAAGGTCAAATGAAAATGACCAGGTCATCCAAAATATATTGAACTACCAGTTGCATCACTTTGGATGACAGTAGGCCTGATGACTATTGACCTTGACATGGGTGAACTTGGTAGCTATTTTAGTATTTGACTCAGGACATATGATCTGACATCAGAAACTTTGTACAGCcaagacagtggtcccagtcaaTGGGTTTATACAACTTTGCAGGCTTTACGGATAATTAtgtacagtaatgatgatgagagATGCTctttcttgtctgatgattggttagAGCACcaaggtgatgacaatgacagtgacgaaactgacagcatATTCAACACTTCTGACTTTGTCTTGGCCATCTGTCCAGTCACTGAATCATATATCAATTTTGAGCAGGTGACAATGACTGACTGTAAGGGTTTAGTACTTTCGTATAATTTGAGAAgattgggaggagagagagttgagaggtgTAAGACAATAGGTTGAAGACCAGACTGAGGACATGGGAAAGGGGTATGACATTATATGCATACTGATCCACATACATggacactaaaaaataaaaataaaaataaaaaaagaaagaaaaaaaaaagaagccatacATGTGCATGTTCACAAACAATTTTGCATAAATACACAGTAGCACACAGAATATTCATGCAGATCAGAGCATATAAATTTTAAAAGAATTTTGTCCAAACTAGGGATTGATCATTTAACATTACatgctgtgtaaaaaaaaaaaaaaaaaaaaaaaaaaaaaaaaaagtattttctgTTTTAGTTTCAGAGTGGTGAGTTACAACCTGCTGGCAGACACCTACTCAGATTCAGATTTTGCAAGAGATGTCTTATTTTCTTACTGCCCACCATATGCCTTGGACATGGACTACCGTAGACAGCTGCTTCTGAAAGAAATCACAGGTTTGGCAGTGTATCATGTATTtggatgaaaatgtgtgtgtgtgtgtgtgtgtgtgtgtgtgtgcgtgcatgcatacacacattattGAAGGAAAGCTTGAACATAACTGAAACAGGGTGTTATTATGATGGTTATAGATAATCTGTTACTAATTAGAAGTTAATAGAACTGATAGAAGAAACAGACTGATTCGATGAATGAATAAGAATTgaaaagttcttttgttttctatattgATATAATGAATAATTGAAATTGTGCTGCATGGCAGTATGCTTGAAAGaactttataatatatatatatatgaatatgtatgtatgtatatctataatctatctacctgtctctctctctctctctctctctctctctctctctatatatatatatatatatatatatatatatatttatacagtgataagaaactccaggaaGAGCTGGAtagtgcaaggtcttcagagaagaagtcccccacagtcaagtgtttcagcccttgaCTCCTTCCACTCTTAGGGGGCTGGGCCGCactcaggtcatgactcctggatgcccttataTTGCTGCTTTTTTCCTCCCTGGTCCTTTGCAGGTTTGAACCCGCACCTCCAGGATGGatgccacttcaggactgagtcaccttttctggcagacgttctaaccactgagccatcatacgcctaGTTTTAGTTGGGAAAATAattccttatgaagtttactttcattcctcctcgaccagatccagcaggaattcttttctgctgcttcaaCCATTGCCTTGAGAACCCTTGTCagacaagtgagtgagtgagttgtcctctctctgtcagaaatcagcagctgtttcatgaggttgTAGGCAGATGCATTCACagaccctcttgcaccaatctctatgccGAGGACTTTGGcatggaagccagattctctaaATGAGAATACTTCTTGGTCttggcttcctccattctgcttttgtatggcacagtgagctcagtcagaatcACTTGTTTATTGCCTTGGACtgttggagtggagtactatgtcaggtctcatgccgctttTGCTGATGATTTcagggtgtttcttcccctctggaaGGTCAACTGTGCGTTCCCAACCtttggcaccatcaagcagcccacgtatCCATgcttatatatacatttatatacatactagttcaattttatatattcattaatttttttgtttttatatatatgttattTAGAATATATTCTAAAATACTGTtctgaaatatatatgtatattatattctAAAATATCCTGATGTAATAATAATTGGCTTGTATGCCAGAATTCCAAAAGAAATGCTTACCCATGGTACTGATGTACAGCACTCGTctgtaaattctctctctctctctctctctctctctctctctctctctctctctctctatatatatatatatatatatatatatatatatgtgaaagtTGAAACACAATGTCCTGtatcatgtgttttttgtttttttatttgaagctgaacagattttttttttcaggtagaAGTGCATCACAAGTTGATTGAAAATTGACTTTAATATTAGTTTTAGACATATTGCTATGTTAAGAAATTGGAGAAGTGGAACAAATATTCtttgtacttaaaaaaaatgttttcttctttcactgtttcAGGATATAATGCAGACATTTTGTGTTTGCAAGAAGTGGACCGCAAGTTGTTTGAAAACGAGTTGTTGCCCTCCCTTGATCTTCTTGACTTCACCGGATCATTGAGGATCAAGGGACAGCAAGGACAGGGGTGCGAAGGAGTGGCCATGTTTGTCCGCAGAGACAAGTTCAGGTGATGTTTTTGGTTGGCATTTATGTGCTTAAATTTTTGTCTAGTATCAGTAGAGATCTGTGAGTgactccctctgtttctgtctttgagtctgtctctctgagtctgtctctcacatgcatacaatgtgacacagatacctacatagtgacacacacagtgacccactcacacatgcatgcacacattcatgtacaacacaatgcaacacagcacaactccacaccacatcacaccacactacaccacaccacaccacaccacaccacatcattaaGCTCCAGAcagctccagagagagagagagaggactcattTTACTTCCGTTACCTCAAATGTtcaagaaaatttccttttccacCTACATAACAGTGCAGATTTTGTCTTGGCTAATGTCAAAATTGTCTGTGTTTCCTTGTAAATCTTTGAAGCTGATTCTTTTCATTCTTGGTGAAACTGCTGATTTGGTGtttcccttgtttttttgttttttttaataaatactaGACCTTAAGCATGCTAGCTGTATTTCATTGATGAGTTATTTTGTTTGCATAATACTGTTCAGTGATGTAAAATCTTTTATTAATACAGAACGATGTCTCCTTACATGTTTCTGAAGGTGGTTGTTAATGCCTTGTTACAGGATTGTCAGCCAGGAAGACATGAACCTGACAGAGATGTTGCTTACTGACCCAGCATGCTCGGATCTGCAGGCGGCAGTGCGCCGTCTTCCGGCATTGCTGACCAGTATGGAAGAGCGTAGCACAGTGCTGCAGACAATGGTGGTGGAGTCCACGAAGCAGCGGGGGCGTTACCTTTGCCTGGCCAACACCCACCTCTACTTTCATCCCAAGGCTGGGCACATGCGTCTCTTGCAGGGTGCCACTTGTCTGCGGCATATACAGGCCGTCTGTCTGCCCTATCAACAGCAGGTAGACTggttgcttattattattattgaattgctTAAGTGCAAGAGCAGTgggatatgttgtttttttaaaaaatcattttggGGAGTTGTGCTTGTTGAATACAATGTGAatatgaatgttgtgtgtgtgtttgtgtgcatgtgcattcagTTGATGTACAGTTGTTTGGGTGCATGAaagttttaaaagattttttttattttttatctgagGCAGCAGTTTGTCTTCATTTTTGTAGTGGTTCAGTATTTGAAACTGTACAAGGTCACATACCACTAGAAGAATACTGAAGTTTAGAAAACAGAACTTTTTTGCAGGTTGTAAAGCCTACAGCACCAGCATTGTAACCATTTTCAGTTCTGGCTAGGTTGCACCTGCTGTGGCTGGGTCCAAGTTATTAGATTATTCAGCTGAATCATGTCTAGATCATGGGAATACGTAAATGTGTTATAGATACTGCATCTGATAACATGAaggcatataaactggcacttcaGCACTGTCCATAGATCCATTGAAAATGTTGATGCAGTGAACTCTACTATGCTTTTTCCTCAAAATGAGTGTATGTGGCTCAGAGGGAAAGGTGATACTTCACTCCTTCACAGAAACTTGCAGACAagcacagatatgcacacataGATGCATAATTTTACTGCACGAGTATACATTTCCATATATCAACAAATCCACATTTATGCATTGTCATTTAGACATGTGCGGAGTTTATGCACTGTTATATGTATGCAATCACtatgagtaagagagaaagagaacttgATGAGTTAATGAACACCAGATCATCTAAAAGTTTTTAGAATCATTTTCTTGTGTTAGATCAAGTTTATGTATTTCATTTTGCAAaatcatttatttgcttttttgtgttgcaGTACATATTCGTGCGTGTAAAacatcccacggcaacaaaagggttgtccctagcaaatttatttctgcagaaaaatccgctttgaaagaaaaacaaatccacttgTGGACAGAATTGCatacggaaaaaaaaagtatggcactCTTACTGTAGTGACTCTTTCTCCCTGGTAGagcatcccaaatttcacacagattaatctgttgtgacaaaagagtaatccaatagaatacaatagaatacaatgcaatagaatacaatagaatacaatacagtacaacacagtaaaacatagtacaacacagtaaaaaataatacaatacattcctctcaaactttgtgtgtgtgtgtatatatatatatatatatatatatatatatatatatatatatatatatatatatatatatatatatatattatgtgcagaTGGAaatatatcttgtgtgtgtgtgcagggcaaaACCATTTCTGTAGTGTTTTGTGGGGACTTCAACAGTACCCCCAACCGTGGCATAGTTCAGCTGATGACTCAAAAACATGTTCCCCAAGACTATCTGGATTGGAATGATGGTAAGAGAACTACAGACTGTACTCCTTTACTGTGTTTTGTGTTCCAGTTTTATCAttcttaaaatgaaaaaaaagggaaaaacgtATTGGCTGTTCGAAGGATGATCATATTTTTGTGCCATTATTAATTACCAGCTTCTCTCTGCCTTTACCTCTTTGTTCATGTCTCTTTCGTTATCAAGTAAAATCAAATGTGCTGTAAATTCCAGTTATTTTTGATATAACAATGTGCCGTGTGAAAAACATTGTATGTAAAAATCAACATTAGTTTACAGGAtgaacaataattattatgtgcTGGAGAGATTTTAGAGTGAAAATCAGAAACAGATTTTAGTTTTATACTTTtgtgcttgaatttttttttttcttattaccaTTGTTGATCCTCTAAGTCTTGCTACTGTCATACTTTTCAAATGATGCAACTGTgtcaaataaataaagcaaaggcTACATCTGGTATGATATTGAGAGCATGTAGACATGGATTAAAGAAAAAGTGACTGAAGTTTCATTTTGAATTGAAACAAAGAAGGTTTGTGTCATTCTTCAGGTGGTGTCAGTACTGCTTAATGAATGTTTAGCAACTCCTGTCCACCACTTTTTGTTCACTGTTGGCGCTCCTTGTATGTTTTTTTCCCAAGCTGTTACTTTGTCATAGGAGTCTGTAGGCTCTAACAACATGCAAGATTGCAAGATTGTCATACATTTTTGCCAAAAATAGTGCGGTTTTCATTTGCATCAGATCATGGCTTctgaagtgaaaagaaaaagaagagtttgCATGCAAAGCTTTTTGAAATGCATTTTTCATTTTAAaacggcgaaaaaaaaaaaagcttctgcaGAACGTGTtgatgtgtccttgggaaaggcactttactctggttTTCCTCAATCTGCCCTGgtctgaatgggtacctgacttcagctggggaaggttaaagcagtTGAAGccgaaggagaggattgggccctgccttcctaagctgagccctagacacagtgactaTGAATTCACTACCCTGATGACTAAAAGAGGCTATGGAACCGTTAACCTTAAAGGATTTACATACAGAGCCAGGTATATCACTATTACCTgcctttcgtcttcttcttcttctcttgtgtgCATGCCTATGAAGCAGTGTGACTGATTGATTCCTGTTTATTAAACATGCAGGCGGTGAAAAGGAAAGGATCGAAGGGTTGGAGCTGCGGCACGACATGGACCTGAAGAGCGCTTGCGGTTTCGTGGACTACACCAACTTCACGCCCAACTTCCACGGCATGCTGGACTACATCTTCGTCGATGCCAAGACGCTGGCTGTCCAGCAGGTGGTACCCATGCCCACACATGAGGAGGTCACTCTCCACTCCGGTCTTCCAAGTGTTGTCTTCCCTTCTGACCACATAGCCCAGGTGTGCGACCTGACGTGGAAAAtgtgacgggggtgggtgggtgggaggacagGAATGTGGAGATAttacctgctgctgctgcttctgttctgTCAGAAGCAGCTTCTTTTCAATacaagtgctttttttttgcgAAAAGTGTGTTGTTATTTGGTGGGTGTTTTTACCTTTGAAGGCATGCGCTTGGGACGCTTGGGGAAGAGCTTGTTTGTGATGAttactctgtcttcttcttcttcttggtctttttTGGCAATCAGTATAATCAGAAAGTGTCATTAGAAAGTACAGGGTGAagcctctgtttgtgtgtatgtgtgtgtgtgagtgtgattgtatTTATGAATAGGTGGCTGGGATACATGTCAATGTGTGGGTATTGCAGATAAATCtgaactttaaaaagaaaaaaaaaaaagggagaaaaaaaatggaagaaggaTAGAACAACATGTTGACACAACTGACAAGAGAAAGTGAGAATTGTTTGTGATTATGAGCAGTGTCACGTATGTCTAAAAAGGGTTAATATCCAGCTTTTGGAAGATCattacagtttgttttttttcctttgttactAGGATATGCAAAATGTGCAGACTTTTTATCTGTTGCTATAGTTATgaacaataaataaacagaaaggtGGATATGcaggttggtggatggatggattgataggCATCCAGGAAGGCATTTTGAAATGTTAAACAGACAGATCAGAATGTAAGGCAGTAACTAAGCATATCAAACTGAAAAGAAACAAGCAAGTAATGCAGAACTACTGTGCTATGATATGGGTAATATTGGATCTATAACCACAACTACAAAATTGAAGCCTTTGGATGTATGTAAAGTTCTGTCAAAGCTGTGTTAATTTTTAGTGCAGCTTGTGTCTTATTTTGGTTTGTCATTGAGTTTAGGTACTTTTGGAATGAATATTTTGAGGAGTTGCACATACCTATTACAAATGTGTgtttattactgtgtgtgtgtgtgtatgtgtgttagagagagagagagagagagggagagagactgacagagtaaGAGTATGTGACTTTATACATTTCATGCTGGAATAATTGGGAAATCATAGAAAAGTTTCAGTGAGTCAGAAACACAGACTAGAGTAATGTTGAACAAGTGAGGAAACATCCAGGCAATTTAACGCTTTGAACAGTGGATCAGCACAGAAGTGAGAGATGATTCTCTTTTCAGCTGTTCCAGATGTGCTATTATGTAATGAAAAAAATCAATGGTGTTAGCATGAGATGTAGAATTATGATTGCTATTTAGCTTTTTCAGATACGTTTGCCAAAAAAATCTTACTATTATATATACAAATAATCTTATTATTGCAAGATGTGAACTTGTTACAATGGAAAGCGTGCTTAGTCTCTGTGCTCAACatctgtttgttttcatttctttcacctGTCATACTGTTAAAGGCGCTGTTTGTTTGCTTAAACTgtctataaaa from Babylonia areolata isolate BAREFJ2019XMU chromosome 1, ASM4173473v1, whole genome shotgun sequence includes these protein-coding regions:
- the LOC143286349 gene encoding 2',5'-phosphodiesterase 12-like — its product is MWIHRGLRFVVANVLSARHKHFLEKRMASAYVRCIPGDEKMQITVEYCHEGSTTRAYNLDRKQLEDVGTAINRLKTNLAKSLFKKKKKKKNIAANSNINDTSREEDAENNLNVLIVNISGRKVDETIPNRVAWAEGNRLRIGNTDIPITVNAPTVKLLPLPTSIMAGFPIFPRFELEFADLQHCVFSWEKVESSPKEEVLGAEGGEASQENNCDMVSSRCLDQIYTPTTADIGMRLKLACVPGRNGRTGREDFVVSEEVKPGPGVCPFETRHLYTPTRTDDEHFRVVSYNLLADTYSDSDFARDVLFSYCPPYALDMDYRRQLLLKEITGYNADILCLQEVDRKLFENELLPSLDLLDFTGSLRIKGQQGQGCEGVAMFVRRDKFRIVSQEDMNLTEMLLTDPACSDLQAAVRRLPALLTSMEERSTVLQTMVVESTKQRGRYLCLANTHLYFHPKAGHMRLLQGATCLRHIQAVCLPYQQQGKTISVVFCGDFNSTPNRGIVQLMTQKHVPQDYLDWNDGGEKERIEGLELRHDMDLKSACGFVDYTNFTPNFHGMLDYIFVDAKTLAVQQVVPMPTHEEVTLHSGLPSVVFPSDHIAQVCDLTWKM